A genomic window from Nocardioides rotundus includes:
- a CDS encoding class I SAM-dependent methyltransferase: MGEPTTTDDDLVVHHGRGLVDLEGLHLPKRVSGVLDVEIGDHRVWSFQADRHDDADEDGLRLIPWPEVLKRFLDGRARVVVREHVSGKARLDVEVQLGTGEGEVQIRDAEGRSLAVTKYGRLNRPFDGADRTAVEGYLDECEKVLAVLREDCGLPAFISFGTLLGAVRNGRLIGHDVDVDLGYLSDYEHPADVIRESFRVERALTAAGYRCKRENGGFLALYFTQSDGVLRNLDVFACWRVGEYLYQVHDIREKLPRSSVVPLGEIELEGRTWPAPNRPEDLLQAAYGPGWRVPDPAFEYTAPRARARRIGGWLGGLRADRDRWMGYYGRKGRLAPPTEPSDFARWAAERMPQDSYVVDLGCGTGGDAVWFGEQGHRVLAVDFVPAAVRVATDAAEAAGVPVEVEQSNLYDLRHALGLGARLSRRAPVTVYARGLLSDLNPQGKPNFWRLVTMAGAGGGRLLLEFDSIVALDGRRVGPGRRKRRLDPMRVIRTVQRQGGVVVDREDVSGENGPKCRMMVEWQR; encoded by the coding sequence ATGGGCGAGCCGACGACAACCGATGACGACCTCGTGGTCCATCACGGCAGGGGCTTGGTCGACCTCGAGGGGCTGCACCTGCCGAAGCGGGTCAGCGGCGTCCTGGATGTCGAGATCGGGGACCACCGGGTCTGGTCCTTCCAGGCCGACCGGCACGACGACGCCGACGAGGACGGGCTCCGGCTGATCCCGTGGCCGGAGGTGCTCAAGCGGTTCCTCGACGGACGGGCTCGTGTGGTGGTGCGCGAGCATGTCAGCGGCAAGGCCCGGCTCGACGTCGAGGTGCAGCTCGGCACCGGCGAGGGCGAGGTGCAGATCCGCGACGCGGAGGGCCGCTCCCTGGCGGTGACGAAGTACGGCCGCCTCAACCGGCCCTTCGACGGTGCCGACCGGACCGCCGTCGAGGGCTACCTCGACGAGTGCGAGAAGGTGCTCGCGGTCCTGCGTGAGGACTGCGGCCTGCCGGCGTTCATCTCCTTCGGCACGCTCCTGGGCGCCGTACGCAACGGACGGCTGATCGGGCACGACGTCGACGTCGACCTGGGCTACCTCAGCGACTACGAGCACCCCGCCGACGTGATCCGCGAGTCCTTCCGGGTCGAGCGGGCCCTCACGGCCGCCGGCTACCGCTGCAAGCGCGAGAACGGCGGCTTCCTGGCGCTCTACTTCACCCAGTCCGATGGCGTGCTGCGCAACCTGGACGTCTTCGCCTGCTGGCGGGTGGGGGAGTACCTCTACCAGGTCCACGACATCCGGGAGAAGCTGCCGCGCTCCTCGGTGGTGCCGCTGGGCGAGATCGAGCTGGAGGGCCGCACCTGGCCGGCGCCGAACCGGCCGGAGGACCTGCTGCAGGCGGCCTACGGCCCTGGGTGGCGCGTGCCGGACCCGGCCTTCGAGTACACCGCGCCCCGGGCGCGCGCCCGGCGGATCGGTGGGTGGCTCGGTGGCCTGCGCGCCGACCGCGACCGCTGGATGGGCTACTACGGCCGCAAGGGCCGGCTGGCGCCGCCGACCGAGCCGAGCGACTTCGCCCGCTGGGCCGCGGAGCGGATGCCGCAGGACTCCTACGTCGTGGACCTGGGGTGCGGCACCGGCGGGGACGCCGTCTGGTTCGGCGAGCAGGGCCATCGGGTGCTGGCGGTCGACTTCGTCCCGGCCGCGGTCCGGGTGGCCACCGATGCGGCCGAGGCGGCCGGCGTGCCGGTCGAGGTCGAGCAGTCCAACCTCTACGACCTGCGTCACGCCCTGGGGCTGGGGGCCCGGCTCAGCCGGCGAGCACCGGTGACCGTCTACGCCCGAGGGCTGCTGAGCGACCTCAACCCCCAGGGGAAGCCCAACTTCTGGCGGCTGGTCACGATGGCCGGCGCCGGCGGTGGCCGGCTGCTGCTGGAGTTCGACTCGATCGTGGCCCTGGACGGGCGCCG